The stretch of DNA AGAACACAAATAAACGTTTCTGTTTTCTAGTTTCAGAGTTTCGAAATCTAGAATCTAAATCACATAATTAAATAGCTCTGAAAATAGATTccgaattcaatttttttgagtTTCGGATTCTACGTTCCAAAAAATGTCATTAACATATTTTGAATGACGTGTCATACTATATGATCACATGGAATAATCACCGCTTGTAAAATTATGGCAAAATGTATTCTTAAGTCTTTTAATGGGCACGAGTagactctcacacatttaaatgtggaaaaatatgaaatccggagttcgaacctcagCCACTCTAATAATATTTCTGGTAGCTATGATTTGAGCTAAACTTTCTTGCAGTTATCTATCTCTATTCCATTTTGAGGTCAATTTTAGTTACGCCACATTGTCTCTAATGACATATAGCACCTAGGTAGACTTAAAATTGtgattgtaataaaaaaaatataaatttgttgaaattttttataaaaattttgaaatatttataagtactaaaaattatttatgatttgtttggatttgacttattttttagtttataaaaataatttatataaataaataaacttttatattaattcacgaattttcactaaaaaaaatcgtatctttataatttttttcttataaacaaCTATCttgaaaacttataataatacaaaaaactatttaggcttaattagtaaaatggtcccttaaagacatttttggtttcacattggtccattaaagaaaaaaggtctgaataggtcccttaaagaaaaaaaggtctaaataggtcccttaaagacatctacgttaatcagtttggtcctattcggacatttttttagggaccaaactgattaacggagatgtctttaaaggacctattcagatttttttttctttaagggaccaatctgaaacaaaaaatatctttaagggaccattttactaattaagccaactatttatttacataagttatttcatataagctcaaaaataaatcaattcaaaccGATGCTTAaccctaaataaaaaataagaaatatttataaatactCCTACTAAAAATTACTACcatgttaccaaaaaaaaaaatttaataaaataaaagtttttgcaagattttagaaagaaaagaaaaaacatagtAATAAAAAACAGAGTCTTTGTAAAATACAGGGTTGTCTTGTCTTGCATGGGAAGCAGAGTGTGATATGGTCTGAAGTAAAGAATGAGTGATTCTGATCCTCCAAAGCTCTATTCTCACAAACCCAAAAAAGCGCAATTGAAGCAATTTAGAGGCCAACCACCGCTCATGGGGACTCAAActgctcctcctcctcctcctccaccaccgCCGCCGCAACCTAAGGAACCCTTTATTCGCCGCTACAAGTTTCTTTGGCCTATGCTATTAGCTGTCAATCTTGGTCTTGGAGGTAGTTTTTCTATAACCCTGAaagataaaaatttgattttttttgtgccCTTTTTGTGATTGTTGGATTTATGAAATTgggtttgatttttattttctgttgcttagttttgttttttggaTTAGTGTTTGTTGATGTGCTAGGTTTTTGATGTTGTTGGATAGTAAACATAGTAAATAAGGTGATGTTTTTGTAGTTGAAAGTAAAATCTGAAATGAAAATAGAACACTTTATCAAACCAAAACAGGTTTTATAATGTTGTTGTGAAATGGGGGAGGCTAAATTGAAACTACAAATTGGGTAttatttggtttggtttgccCGCGTTTGTTTTGATTCTCTTGTATGTAAAATATTCACTAAAATTGATGTGCTGATATTGGTCGAGGTAGGCAAGTTGATATGATGCTCCATTGAGCTGCATCTGACTTAGAAAAGTTGATTCCTGAGGGTGATGTGTGCTGCAAAAAACCCACTTATGAAGACGAGGTGAGGAGTGAGATCACATTTTTGAAAACATTGCAAGTATTTGCGACAAATGGAACAAAATCTAATGACATAGACTATAATGTAAATCTTTTACTTTATATCAAAGTATCGATCTTTAATGTATGGCTGAAATAGTAGCAGCCAAGACAGAGACTGGTAAGACACTTGAGCCCAATATAGTGACTGCTGTTGACTGCACAATTGTGCAATAGTTAAACCACGTCCCCAGGATATAGAAGGTATGTTCCAGAAAAGTGTAAAAAGGTATATATGGAGTGGAGGAGACTTGGAATTGGATCCCCTGCAGTCAGGGGATCAAACATTTTCCGCAATCACACAATCAAACCCATTAGATCAAGACTAGACAGTTCATGTTCCGATTTAGTAATTGAAATCAATTTACAATTTTACATAGTTGGAATGTGCGCATCAGATGGTTTTAGATTGCTTGACTTTGGATTTCCAGACTATAGGGAATCAAAATCCAaggagacttagggggagagatGATTAATGGAAGGCTGAAATAGTAGCAGCCAAGACGGTGACTGGTGAGACTTTGAGCCCAAATATAGTGATTGCTGTTAACTGCACAATTGTGCAACAGTTAAGCCATGTCCCGAGGATATAAGGTATGTTCCAGAAAAGTGTAAAAAGGTATATGTGGAGTGGAGGAGACTTGGAATTGGATCCCCTGTAGTAAGGGGATCAAACATTTTCCGCAATCACACAGTTGAACCCATTAGATCAAGACTAGACGATTCATGTTCCGATTTGGTAATTGAAATCAATTTGCAATCTTACATAGTTGGAATGTGTGCATCAGATAGTTTAGATTGCTTGACTTTGGATTTCCAGACTATAGTGAATCCAAATCCGAGGAGACTTGGGGGGAGAGATGGTTATGCTATAAGTTGAAATTGAGCGAGACCCAAGAAAAATGGGAAGGGAGGTTGTTAAGAATAGGAAGGGGTGCGACTGTGCAATATCTGGAAATATGGGCTTAACTGAACCGGCCTTGAGCTTGGGGAGGAAGTCAGTATTCGTCAACTACTTCTTgtgttctttcttttatttcctTCTTTGTTATTCTGTTTAGTTTTCATCTTCTACCATATAGTCATGTTTCTGTAGTTTCAGTTCAATATATTATCCTTTTGTCTTATGTGGTGTTAAGTCTTTTTCTGGTCTATACGAGAAGCTACCTTATGTCTTTACTGTTGCATACTTGTTTGATTAATAATTATTACtgtattttcttaatatatgaTAGTTGAGGTTGTTAGCATCTTTCTAAGATCTGTTTGCTAGTTTCCCCCCATTGCAACTTTGAAGGTTCTATGGTTTTTACGATCACTGTTTTAATGTatagttttctttatattgaTTTATCGAAACAAGGTTATACTCGCTCATGATGCCTAACTAATGTTTGGAACAATATATTGGATTACTACTTGCCGTATTGCTTACAATTTCATAATTTATCATCATCCTATATACAGATTTTCCAAACATCTATAGCTGTATACTTGTTAAAACTTTCCTAAGTAATATATGAAAAAGTAAATAGTGTTGCATTTTATTTAATGGAAGGTTCACAGATCTTATGGAAGATGATTGAATGGCTTGCTGCTTGCATGAGAAAATGTCCGTTTCTAATTTAAGCTCAGTTAGAAACCATACGTGCAAGTATTTTCTCTCTTACATGATTCAGTAAATAGTATTGAGAAGTTAACGCCTGATGATCGAATCAAAGGCATACAACAAAATACacattttgttattattttacagttgtactaaaaatatttgaagtaaGTTTTATAACTTTAGTAATAACTTTTTTCATTATTCTTTTACACTATATTTTGATTGTGTTATCCTCAACTTAAATCGCAAATGATGTTGGTGGATCATGTTACTAGTTTATTCTCTAAGGACTTCTTGATTAAGTCTTGACAGAAATGTATATTACTGAAAAATTCAGTACATATAACGTGAGagattaataaatatattttgaatgaaCTACTTTCTCTGTAGCACCgacacatgtgattacattcaattaattcattttctcaaattattaccatTGTtagtgtcgtgtccggtgtttGACTGTTTGTGTCATTGCGTTATAACATTTGAGTGAGTTTCTATTGTCAAAACCTATCCTGAACTTGTTGCTAGATAATGTGACTGATCAATGTCTGAACTTTGTAGTATATTTGTTTACAAGAACAAACACAAAGAAGACAGATACCGAGGAGGAGGAAAAAGAGGCAACTCCCATTTCAGTTAAAGATACTACTAAAGCTCCTGTTGCCGAGACATCTGTATCCCTACCACCAACTGCAAACCCTGTGATCAAAAGAGAACCAATTCCAGAAAACCAACAACGTGAACTCTTCAAGTGGATATTGGAAGAGAAGAGGAAGATCAAACCAAAAAATGCAGAGGAGAAACGGAAAATTGACGAAGAGAAAGCTCTACTCAAAAACCTTCTTCAGTCAAAATCTATCCCAAGTATCTAATGACGACGTTTCTCTTATCTTTGtccaaagttttttttctttttaattataatatactTTAGTTGATTTCTTCAGTGGTTCTCTTTTCTGGTTGTTTGGTTGGTTGATGAATTTATTGGTTGGTTGATGAATTTAGATTGTACATTTGTTTAGATTGTCATAATTTATCATTTGAAAAAATTGGGTTTGGCTAATTGGTTCTTTCTTACTAGACAGTTATACAAGAAATTGATGTCACTTGATGTATATTATCtgtgtttatgttatagatGTCATGTGCATTTTCAGTAGTTATTTTATGAATAAAGTTAGATTTAAGTTACATTTTAGAGTAATAAGCACATGACAAGTTAAGGGGTTGGTGTTAAAATTTACTTAAAAGTAATTTAAAGCATCAAGATTTGGATTGGAATTAAGATTCCGCAAGCACAATGAACTTTGATTGATGACGAGTTTCGAAGAACTTATCTGAAATTATCTTGGCATAAGCATTAGCTGAGTGTTTGAAATGagttatgaaaatagcttatcgTATGTCTATAAGTAGTTTTCTTGGAATTCAGATTTGGTGCTGTCAAATTAGCACACAGTAACACGCTGTTTTCATTTTAAACCGTCCGATTTAATTTTAATGACTGAGATCGATTTGATTAGAAAAACCTAGTTTTTAATCTAAGCCGTCCGATCTGAATTTAATGGACGAGCTTAAAACTGCGTTAAACTGCGTGCTTTTTGGACCGTAGCAAATCCGGGTCCTTTTCAGCTTATTATCAAAAGCTTTTCCAAATAGCTTGTGATCATATTATCGCGAAAAGACGTAGATTTTACGTTTTTACAATGCTCGCTCGTTATCATAAGCATTTCTATTCGATCGTAGAAATGGTTTACGTAAAAAAGGTTAAAAGGAGAATCAGTTTTTGTCTTGGCTCGTCTTGTATCAGCTCTTGGTCAATACATTGGACCTCCCTCATTATCAACTTGTCTCTCTTAaatattcttttgtttttccaaaacCAAACATGTTCTCCATGGTGTACTAAATAGCATATTCAACATGTTGAGTCTTGAGGGAGAGAGTCACATGCTTCCACATTCCCACACAAACATGCATGCAAATTGCAATCCTCTATCCAACCACTAAAATATACTACTATAGTATAAATGTCATGTTCTAttttattaatgttattttagaaAAGAATTACAATTGTTGTTGTCTCCGAAGCCCCGATACTCCAAAATGGCGAAGTATCGTATTTGATACGTACTCGATACCGATACTCGTCCGATACTTTCCGATACACGTATTGTTGGATGGTCCAAATTCCTCAAACTCCACGAGAATGTCTAAATATATGAGAATACACATTTTACTAGATTGGATGACTATTTTATCGGTTTATAGTTCGTGTAATTTGGTTTTCAATTTATTCTCAACAGTTgggatttgtttttgtttgacgACGTTTCctagttttctatttttatttggttaaatagtttagtggctaaaatttttaagatgaataaatgaaaatatcaTAGTTCAAACCTATGTAATGTCCATAGCAACTGAACTATGCTCACGGGAACACACGTTTACTAGATTTATTAGTATGAATATAATGATGAGAGTTTTACTCAAGTTTggttaatatttaaatattttcgAGAATCTTTATAATATAGAGGTAAATGTGTAGTTATACATGAATTTATTCTTACGTTCATGATCGTGAGAACTTTGTTTCCAATTTTTTCTTTGGAAAAATCTTTTATACctaagaataaaatttaataaatttgtaaCAAATATGAGAAtacatattttctattttttattttcaagaatctacaaaaataatttgatgCAAACACAAACTAACAAACATTGattgaaataaaaaactaattaattaacaacaaagatcaaaatgaaacaatttttttataagattaagtgaaaatttattataagggcagtttatttttggtaagctggacaaaagaaatatttgagtcattaaataaataaatgaaattcatTGTATTtgtaccaaataaaataaaataaaataaatgaaatacaACGCCGAACAAATCTCTTTTGCTATAATAATCATTTTTTGTATAAGATTCTATAATAATGATATTAAAGTATGTGTGCACGTTGAGTTGATTGCCTAATTTTATGTGAGTGTGTTTAACTGTAAAAGCTAAGATGATGCTTTGAGTTTAGCATAAAAAacaaaggcttaaatgcagttttggtcccccaagTTTCCTAATTGCTCAATTTTGGTCCTCCtagtttcaattgcttgattttagtcccccacttttacccccttttgcaatTTGTGGCCCCtcttgactattttgaccaaaattatGCTGACATGGATATTATATACACGTGTCTTAATTTAATTGGTCAAAACAAAtgtgtattatt from Trifolium pratense cultivar HEN17-A07 linkage group LG5, ARS_RC_1.1, whole genome shotgun sequence encodes:
- the LOC123883165 gene encoding uncharacterized protein LOC123883165, with the translated sequence MSDSDPPKLYSHKPKKAQLKQFRGQPPLMGTQTAPPPPPPPPPPQPKEPFIRRYKFLWPMLLAVNLGLGVYLFTRTNTKKTDTEEEEKEATPISVKDTTKAPVAETSVSLPPTANPVIKREPIPENQQRELFKWILEEKRKIKPKNAEEKRKIDEEKALLKNLLQSKSIPSI